The Eublepharis macularius isolate TG4126 chromosome 3, MPM_Emac_v1.0, whole genome shotgun sequence genome has a window encoding:
- the POU4F1 gene encoding POU domain, class 4, transcription factor 1: MMSMNSKQPHFAMHPTLPEHKYPSLHSSSEAIRRACLPTPPLQSNIFASLDETLLARAEALAAVDIAVSQGKSHPFKPDATYHTMNSVPCTSTSTVPLGHHHHHHHHHHHQALEPGDLLEHISSPSLALMTGGGGHEGAGGGGAGGGGGGGGGGGGGGGGGLISTSAHPHSHMHGLGHLAHPAAAAAMNMPSGLPHPGLVAAHHGGAAGQAAAAAAAAVGAAGLASICDSDTDPRELEAFAERFKQRRIKLGVTQADVGSALANLKIPGVGSLSQSTICRFESLTLSHNNMIALKPILQAWLEEAEGAQREKMNKPELFNGGEKKRKRTSIAAPEKRSLEAYFAVQPRPSSEKIAAIAEKLDLKKNVVRVWFCNQRQKQKRMKFSATY, translated from the exons ATGATGTCCATGAACAGCAAGCAGCCCCACTTCGCCATGCACCCCACCCTCCCCGAGCACAAGTACCCGTCGCTGCACTCCAGCTCCGAAGCCATCCGGAGAGCCTGCCTCCCAACTCCGCCG CTGCAGAGCAACATCTTCGCCAGCCTGGACGAGACGCTGCTGGCGCGGGCCGAGGCGCTGGCGGCGGTGGACATCGCCGTGTCGCAAGGCAAGAGCCACCCCTTCAAGCCGGACGCCACCTACCACACCATGAACAGCGTGccctgcacctccacctccaccgtGCCGCTgggccaccaccatcaccaccaccaccaccaccaccaccaggcgcTGGAGCCGGGCGACCTGCTGGAGCACATCTCCTCGCCCTCGCTGGCGCTCATGACCGGCGGCGGGGGGCACGAGGGCGCGGGCGGCGGGGGCgcgggcggcggcggaggaggaggcggcggcggcggcggcggcggcggcggggggctgATCTCCACCTCGGCGCACCCGCACTCGCACATGCACGGCCTGGGCCACCTGGCGCacccggccgccgccgccgccatgaACATGCCCTCGGGGCTGCCGCACCCGGGGCTGGTGGCGGCGCACCACGGCGGCGCGGCCgggcaggcggcggcggcggcggcggcggcggtgggcGCGGCCGGGCTGGCCTCCATCTGCGACTCGGACACGGACCCGCGCGAGCTGGAGGCCTTCGCCGAGCGCTTCAAGCAGCGGCGCATCAAGCTGGGCGTGACGCAGGCCGACGTGGGCTCGGCGCTGGCCAACCTCAAGATCCCGGGCGTGGGCTCGCTCAGCCAGAGCACCATCTGCCGCTTCGAGTCGCTCACGCTCTCGCACAACAACATGATCGCGCTCAAGCCCATCCTGCAGGCCTGGCTGGAGGAGGCCGAGGGCGCCCAGCGCGAGAAAATGAACAAGCCCGAGCTCTTCAACGGCGGCGAGAAGAAGCGCAAGCGGACTTCCATCGCCGCGCCCGAGAAGCGCTCCCTCGAGGCCTACTTCGCCGTCCAGCCGCGGCCCTCCTCCGAGAAGATCGCCGCCATCGCCGAGAAATTGGACCTCAAAAAGAACGTGGTGCGGGTTTGGTTTTGCAAccagagacagaagcagaagcgCATGAAATTCTCCGCCACCTACTGA